Below is a genomic region from Candidatus Baltobacteraceae bacterium.
TGGGGGGCTTCGATGGCGATCCTCGTGCTGCAGCGAGACCTTGGCATGGCGACCTTGCTGCTCTCGACCTTCGCCGCGCTGCTCTACGTGGCCACGCGGCGCATCGACATCGTGATCGGCGGCGTGGTGATCTTCGCGTTGGCCGTCATCTGGGCGGTCCATCATTATCCGTACGTGCAGACGCGCATCGCGGTGTGGCGCAATCCGTTCTCCGATCCGCTCGGCGCGGGTTATCAAAGCTCGCAGGCCTACTATGCGCTCGCGGCCGGCGGATTGTTCGGCACGGGTCTCGATCTCGGCCATCCGGGTTTCATCCCCGACGTGGCAACGGATTACGTGTTTGCCGCGTTCTCGGAGGAGTTCGGGTTGATCGGCGCTCTCGCCGTGATCGGCCTCTTTGCCGTCCTCGTGCGGCGCATCTTTGCGACCGCGAGCGAACAGCCCGATCTCTATGCCAAATTGCTCGGGACCGGGATGGCTGCGACGCTGGGCTTTCAAGTCTTCATCATCATCGGCGGCGTGATCGGTCTCTTTCCACTCACCGGGATCACCTTGCCGTTCATCTCGTACGGCGGAAGTTCGCTGGTCGCCAATTTCCTGCTCGTCGCGCTGGTGTGGGCGATGAGTTCGCGCGCGTGCGTTCTCAAATCTTCTGGCTCGCCGTCATCGCGTTAGCGCTGACGGCAATCGTCAGCGGCTACGTGAGCGGTCGCGCGACCGCGCCGCCCGCGTTGGCACTGCGGGCCCGAGCTTCGCCTCCTCCGGCCGTGCATGCCGTGCTGCGCGATCCCTCCGACTCCGCGGCCGATGATATCTTTTCGGCTGACGACGTGGTCGTCGATCGTTCGCCTGCGGTTACGGCACGATGGCTCGAACCGGCGCTCTCGGTCGTCGTGGGCCTGTGCGGTGGGTCGGCACCGATCGACGCGCAATTCATGCGGCTGAACGTTCCCATCGCGTTCGACATCGATCCGAACGCCGGCGAAGCGGTCGAGGTCGCGCGCCTGGCGCATGAGTCCGGCGACGTCGTGCTCTTGCATGTCGGGACCGCTCCGTCGCAATCGCAGCTTGCGCGGCTGCGCGCGCGCTTCGGCGACTTCGACGGCATCGCGTCGCGCACGAGCGAGCGGTTCGTCCAAGCGCTCAACGGAACCGGATTGCTCTTCTTCGACGAGCGCGGCGACGCGGACGCCGCCGAATTCACCGGCGCCGGCATTCCGATCGTCCAGCGTGACGAAACCGTCGACGACCGAACCGCGCGCAGCTACATCCGTTTCATGCTCGAACGCGCGGTGCAGCGTTCGCAGCACGCCGGACGGCTAGTGATCTTCATGCGTCCTCGCGCGCACTCGCTGGAGGCGCTGACGGCGTTGGTCTCGGCGAGGAGTGCGCAACTGGTGCCGCTAACGCAGCACGAATGAAGTACGCCTCCCTGACTGCGTTGGCGTTCGTCGCCGTCCTCGCGGCATGCGCGAAGAGCGGTGGAGGGAATGCGGCGTCTTCGGCCGCTCCGGCGGCGTCGGCCGCGGTGACGGCGGCGGCGGTAAACCCCGGCCAAAGCGTGTATCAGGCGAACTGCTCGACCTGCCACCAAACAAATGGCGGCGGCGTGCGCGGCGCGTTTCCGCCGCTGGCACAAAACCCGACCGTCATCGGCGATCCGATCGCCGTCATCCACGACGTGAAATTTGGGTTGAGCGGGGAAATCCACGTGAACGGAAACGGCTACAACGGCATGATGCCCGCCTGGGGGCAACAACTTTCGGACTCGGACATCGCGGCGGTGATCACCTACGTTCGCTCCGCTTGGGGAAATAAAGCGAGCGCCGTTACCTCGGCGCAGGTCGCCGCCGTTTCACAGTGAGACGCGCCGGCCGCGCCAGCGCACGGTCTTTCCAAAGAGGCCGGCGGCCCAAACCGCCAGCCCGAGACAGTCGCGCAGCGGAATGAGCGCCGGCGGAAGAGATTCGCGAAGCGCGAGCGCGCGGCGCACCGCGTAGTGCAGGCTCACGCGAAGCGCGAGAATCACGGCCAGCGCGATCCACGCGGAGCCATTGGTGATACCCAGCGCGACCCAGAGCAGCGCGAACGGCAGCGGAAAGGTGACGAAAGAGAACGCGTATCCGAGCGGCCGGACCGAACGGATCGTTCGCGCCCAGCGAAGCTCGTGGTGCAGCAGTGAACTCAAGTCCGCCTCGGCGACGACGTCGTAGACGACGTAGCGCGAAAGGGCGACGCGATATCCGTGCGCGCTGACCAGAGCGCCCAGCATGTAGTCGTCGGCGACGTACGGCGCGAGCGCGGCGAAGCCGCCGATCGCGTCGAGCGCGGCGCGGCGCACGGCCATGGTCGACCCAAAGCAATAGCGCGGCGGCGCCGTCAATGTCGCGACCAGCACCGATGGCGCGAATTGATCGTTGAGCTGCATCGCGCCGAGTGTCGAGGCCGCACCGCCGCGTGCGAGTGCCCCGTACAGACACGTCGCGGCGCCGACGCGCTCGTCGGTGAACTCGCCTGCGACCGACGCGACGTAGTGCCGGTCCACGCGCATGTCGGCATCCGCGACGAAGAGCAGATCGTGTTTCGCGTGCGCGACCATGTTGACGACGTTGGCGACTTTGGGATTGCCGCTCGCCGCCCGCTCGCCGACGGCGAGCGTGAGGTCCGCTTCGGGAAAATGCTCGATTACGCGGCGGATGATCTCGATCGCCGGGTCGTCAGCGCGCGCAACGCCGAAGACGACTTGAAAGTGCGGGTAGCTTTGATCGCAAAACGAGCAAAGATTTTCGAACAGCTCGGCTTCGAGTCCGTGAATCGGCTTCAGTACGGTCACGCCGGGCTGCGCCGGCGCATGCCGCGTGCGGCGGCGCGCGAAACGGGCGGTCGCGACGAGCGCCGCAACCAGGTATGCGGCTCCCGCGACGATGACGACGATCACGCGGTCAAATCCGAATAGGCGAGCGTTTCGATTCCGGCGGCAACGATTTTCGTGCGAACCTCGGGGCTCGTGAGCGCGTCCAGCTCTCCGGCAAAATCGTAACCGGCAATCTGCGAGTCGATGCCGCTCCATGGTCCCGTCGCCGGATGGAAGTACATTTCGGAAACACCGGGTGTGAGCTCGTCGAGTAGTTCCAGCACCCGCCTGCGCGTCATGTGACCGGAATCACGAATACCGAATACCGCGTCGTTCGTAGCAATTTGCGCGCGCCGTAGGCGCGCGCGCATCAGCATGAGCCAGGGACGCAGGAACGCGGCGTCGCCGGGCTCGTAGGGGACGCGTACCGCCCGCATGCCGTACTCGCGCCCAACCGCGATGATGATGCCGAGCACGGTCGGGTGTACGTGCATGTGATTCTGCGCGTTGACGTGATCGAGCGCGAGACCGCTGCGTGCGAAGGCCTCGAACTGCGCGCGGATCTCCGCTTTCAGCGCTGCCCGCGCGTCCGGGTGCAGGAAAAATCGTATTCCGGCGGCCGCGAGGCCGGAGAGAAAATTTCCGTTGCCGTCGACGAGTGGTGCGACGCGCTCGGGCGGCAGCAGGGGCCTGCCGTTCACCAAAACCACGTGCAAGCCGATGCGCAGCGTCGGAAGAGCGCGCGCCCGCCGGATCGCATCCTGTGTGGCGGGGGCCGCCACCATCAGGCTCGCTGCCTGCAGAACCCCGTCGCGATGTGCGCGCTCGACCGCCTCGTTGACTTCGGTCGAAAGACCGTAATCATCCGCGGAAATGATGAGCTGCTTAGCCATTGGAGGGGTATAGTGT
It encodes:
- the hpnI gene encoding bacteriohopanetetrol glucosamine biosynthesis glycosyltransferase HpnI, with protein sequence MIVVIVAGAAYLVAALVATARFARRRTRHAPAQPGVTVLKPIHGLEAELFENLCSFCDQSYPHFQVVFGVARADDPAIEIIRRVIEHFPEADLTLAVGERAASGNPKVANVVNMVAHAKHDLLFVADADMRVDRHYVASVAGEFTDERVGAATCLYGALARGGAASTLGAMQLNDQFAPSVLVATLTAPPRYCFGSTMAVRRAALDAIGGFAALAPYVADDYMLGALVSAHGYRVALSRYVVYDVVAEADLSSLLHHELRWARTIRSVRPLGYAFSFVTFPLPFALLWVALGITNGSAWIALAVILALRVSLHYAVRRALALRESLPPALIPLRDCLGLAVWAAGLFGKTVRWRGRRVSL
- a CDS encoding divergent polysaccharide deacetylase family protein, which encodes MRSQIFWLAVIALALTAIVSGYVSGRATAPPALALRARASPPPAVHAVLRDPSDSAADDIFSADDVVVDRSPAVTARWLEPALSVVVGLCGGSAPIDAQFMRLNVPIAFDIDPNAGEAVEVARLAHESGDVVLLHVGTAPSQSQLARLRARFGDFDGIASRTSERFVQALNGTGLLFFDERGDADAAEFTGAGIPIVQRDETVDDRTARSYIRFMLERAVQRSQHAGRLVIFMRPRAHSLEALTALVSARSAQLVPLTQHE
- the hpnK gene encoding hopanoid biosynthesis-associated protein HpnK, which encodes MAKQLIISADDYGLSTEVNEAVERAHRDGVLQAASLMVAAPATQDAIRRARALPTLRIGLHVVLVNGRPLLPPERVAPLVDGNGNFLSGLAAAGIRFFLHPDARAALKAEIRAQFEAFARSGLALDHVNAQNHMHVHPTVLGIIIAVGREYGMRAVRVPYEPGDAAFLRPWLMLMRARLRRAQIATNDAVFGIRDSGHMTRRRVLELLDELTPGVSEMYFHPATGPWSGIDSQIAGYDFAGELDALTSPEVRTKIVAAGIETLAYSDLTA
- a CDS encoding FtsW/RodA/SpoVE family cell cycle protein, encoding MLAALAACALMLAYAPPGSVGPPVLLAALAFLALGWVLLQPANGRRDDILPALAVVLAGLGLLLVARLAPDLAQRQQWWLLVSLLLAIACGPAFTHFRRFAAYKYLWVVASLVLFVLLLFFGQEVNGARLWIKFGPVQYEPVELIKLFIVFFLAAYLGETADVIARARPWSVRANLRYLGPLFIGWGASMAILVLQRDLGMATLLLSTFAALLYVATRRIDIVIGGVVIFALAVIWAVHHYPYVQTRIAVWRNPFSDPLGAGYQSSQAYYALAAGGLFGTGLDLGHPGFIPDVATDYVFAAFSEEFGLIGALAVIGLFAVLVRRIFATASEQPDLYAKLLGTGMAATLGFQVFIIIGGVIGLFPLTGITLPFISYGGSSLVANFLLVALVWAMSSRACVLKSSGSPSSR
- a CDS encoding cytochrome c is translated as MKYASLTALAFVAVLAACAKSGGGNAASSAAPAASAAVTAAAVNPGQSVYQANCSTCHQTNGGGVRGAFPPLAQNPTVIGDPIAVIHDVKFGLSGEIHVNGNGYNGMMPAWGQQLSDSDIAAVITYVRSAWGNKASAVTSAQVAAVSQ